In Isosphaera pallida ATCC 43644, the sequence TCGCGGCGGCGGCTCCCAGGCAAACGAAACGTACAGGAAGCGGGGCAGATTCGTCGAACGAGACCAAACGGAGGACGCAACAGCGCGGGTTGGTGGACGATCACCCGCCCAGGCAGCGGGTTCGTCGGCTTGACTCTAACCCAGCGCCGTTTGGGAACGGATCCCCCTCCCAATCCGCGGCTGGGGTTCAGGGGGTCTTATCCTAGCCCCTTGTCTCGGCTTTTCCAGGTCGGAATTTGCCGGCCAACCTCCTCCGAGGGCGGTGTCGAACTCGATCCCGTTGGAGGCTGGTTCCAAATCGAGAAACCGGACATTCTTGAGGATAGGGGCGACTTGAACCCGAACCCTTCGCGGTCCTACAATCTGATACGCCGAATTGAATGGTTTTGTCCTCGAATGTGACCTCTCAAGCCGCGTGGGGGCGGACGGTTGGAACATGACGATTTCCAACCGGTTCCGATTTCAACGCAAAGGAAGCTCAAGCCATGGCGGCGGATTACTATCAAATCCTGGGGGTGGATCGCACCGCCACGGCCGACCAAATCAAGAAAGCCTATCGGACGTTGGCCAAGAAATACCACCCCGACTCCAACCCCAACGACAAGACGGCGGAGGCCAAATTCAAAGAGATCCAGGCGGCCTACGACGTTCTGGGCGATTCGGAAAAGCGGGCCGTCTACGACCGAATCGGTCATGAAGCCTACGTGGCGACCGGCGGCCAAGGATTCCCCGCCGGTTCCTGGGTTGGCGGTCGGGGACCACGAGGAGCTGAAACGGTCAACATTGACTTCGACTTCAGAGACCTGTTCCAGGGAGCCAATGGCGCGCGGGGATGGAAATCCAGCGTGGTGGGCGGTGGGGGGATTTTCGAGGAACTCTTTTCCAGCTTCAAAGGCGGCGGACGCGGAGGAGCGGCGACCGCCAGCCATCGTCACGCCACCAAGCCCGCGGATCAGGAAATCCACCTGAAGCTGCCGTTCCTGGTGGCGGTTCGCGGCGGCCCTTACACCTTCGAGGTTCCCGGTCCTGGCGGCTTCCCCGAACCGATGCGGTTTGATTTCCCTCCCGGTGCCAAGACCGGCGACAAGCTCCGCCTCAAGGGCAAGGGCGTCCAAGCTCACGGTGGCGTTCGGGGCGACCTTGTTTTAGTCCTAGAGGTTGAGCCTCACCCTCACTTCACCCGACCCGGGGATGGTCGGGACCTTCAGGTGGAAGCCCCCATCACCTTTGGCGAGGCTGTCAACGGCACCCGCATTGACGTACCGACCCTCGACGGACCCAAACCACTGACGATCCCTCCCGGGGTCTCTTCCGGCCAGAAACTCCGCATCAAAGGCAAGGGAGTCCCCGCTTGGCGCGATCGTCCCGCGGGTGACTTGCTGGTGGCCGTCAAGATTGTCCTTCCCAAAAACCTTGACGACCGCGCCCGCGAACTCGCCCGCGAGTTCGACGAACGCTATCCTCTAAACCCCCGCGAGGGTTGGATCACCTCCGCCTAATTGGATCAAGTTCAAGTCACCCGGACGCTCGATAGTCACCCCCCCCTCTTCTCGCGCTCACGCGGTTCCCACTCCGGAGGAGTTCCGCCCACGTGATCCCGGTTCATCCCTTCGGCCAAACCACCACTCCCATCCCGACGGACGATCCGCCTCCCAATCGACAGGCTGAGAGCGAAGCGGAACCGGTCTTCACCGTTCGCACCGATCTTGCCAACAAGACCGCCGCCGGTACCAATGTCGGGGTTGCGGTTCGCTCCGCCCCGCTTGATCCCCCCTCCCGCGAACTTGGTCTGGCCGCTGCGCTCCTCATGGGAGTCACCCTGGCGATCATCGTGGTGTTCGGCCTGCTCCTGGGTTGGTACGTGGTTCGTCGGGGCCGGTTGCTCCGCGAACGCATTCCTCTCCCCCGTGTGATCGAACCGCTCCGCGACCCCAACGCCGACCTCGATCAACCCACCGCCGATGGTCCCGTCACCCAACCCTGAGTCCACTTCTCCTTTCCCCTAGCAACGACATCGACAACCAACAGTGAGCGACCCTCCGACCCCGGCGCGTCCCACCTCCCCGACTCCCCCCCACCGCCGCCGTGCGGTCTTCCGCAAGACGCATCGCCTGCGCGCTGCTGCTG encodes:
- a CDS encoding DnaJ C-terminal domain-containing protein, producing MAADYYQILGVDRTATADQIKKAYRTLAKKYHPDSNPNDKTAEAKFKEIQAAYDVLGDSEKRAVYDRIGHEAYVATGGQGFPAGSWVGGRGPRGAETVNIDFDFRDLFQGANGARGWKSSVVGGGGIFEELFSSFKGGGRGGAATASHRHATKPADQEIHLKLPFLVAVRGGPYTFEVPGPGGFPEPMRFDFPPGAKTGDKLRLKGKGVQAHGGVRGDLVLVLEVEPHPHFTRPGDGRDLQVEAPITFGEAVNGTRIDVPTLDGPKPLTIPPGVSSGQKLRIKGKGVPAWRDRPAGDLLVAVKIVLPKNLDDRARELAREFDERYPLNPREGWITSA